Proteins from a single region of Halorubrum sp. 2020YC2:
- the ppc gene encoding phosphoenolpyruvate carboxylase produces the protein MELHNRDVRTDVRELGALVGDVLAAQASTEAYETVETLRNAAIAYRRGDASDRDALHDAVDDLSTTREEVVARAFTTYFELINLAEERERVRAVRNADDGSALHDSFDATIAEFAEAGVDAEELEELLTDVLIEPTFTAHPTEARRSTVKSKLRSIANHLEELDEHNLTERERRAVWRDVTAEVTSLWGTRQVRERAPEPEDEARNVQWYLENTLFDVVGDAYEEFEETISKEYDDVDCPKLFEFRSWAGSDRDGNPFVTPEVTDETLERQREVAVEKYRDRCKRLSAVLSQDGDRYAAGDALARSLAADAERFPTVVEEARERYPDEPYRQKLRLMRERLDRVNDVRPGEYPDGDAFLDDLDVIAESLREDGHESVLESFVEPFRRQVDTFGLTLASLDLRDHRENHTEAVAEAVAVEGVDYAGMDESERVDFLTEAILQDDPVIDLDEPGDVSETTERVLRRFESFAEWQEEYGQQAIDTYCISMTEEPSHVLEVLFLSDQVGVVSLPDHCAVDVVPLLETESALNGAERILGTLFENEAYATALEARGEVQEVMLGYSDSNKENGFLAANWDLYENQRRIARFCREEEVTLRLFHGRGGSISRGGGPMNEALLALPNETVTGQVKFTEQGEAIAEKYANPRIAERELEQMLDAQIRARKEANEEPVEDVPDRWVEAMEVMAPAARETYRDLLNTDGFVSYFEQATPISVVENLNLGSRPASRSGERSVEDLRAIPWVFSWTQTRLILPGWYAIASGIDAYLDEVGEEEGLETLREMFEEWPFFRTTLDNASLALARTEPEIAAEYADLADDDLRERFFPELVGEYERGRELVLEISGRDQLLRREWLEESLGRRNPYVDPLNLLQANLLGRTHRTDEEERTLRLTVNGIAAGMKNTG, from the coding sequence ATGGAGCTGCACAATCGGGACGTGCGGACGGACGTCCGGGAGCTCGGGGCGCTGGTGGGGGACGTGCTCGCCGCGCAGGCCTCGACTGAGGCGTACGAGACGGTCGAGACGCTTCGAAACGCGGCGATCGCCTACCGGCGGGGGGACGCCTCGGACCGCGACGCCCTCCACGACGCGGTCGACGACCTCTCGACGACCCGCGAGGAGGTCGTCGCCCGCGCGTTCACGACCTACTTCGAACTGATCAACCTCGCGGAGGAGCGCGAGCGCGTCCGCGCGGTCCGGAACGCCGACGACGGGAGCGCACTCCACGACTCCTTCGACGCGACGATAGCCGAGTTCGCGGAGGCGGGCGTCGACGCCGAGGAGCTAGAGGAGCTGCTCACGGACGTGCTCATCGAGCCGACGTTCACCGCCCACCCCACGGAGGCCCGGCGGTCGACCGTGAAGTCCAAGCTCCGCTCCATCGCGAACCACCTCGAAGAGCTCGACGAGCACAACCTCACCGAGCGGGAGCGGCGCGCCGTCTGGCGCGACGTCACCGCCGAGGTGACCAGCCTGTGGGGCACCCGGCAGGTCCGCGAGCGTGCGCCCGAGCCGGAAGACGAGGCGCGCAACGTCCAGTGGTACCTCGAGAACACGCTGTTCGACGTGGTCGGAGACGCCTACGAGGAGTTCGAGGAGACCATCTCGAAGGAGTACGACGACGTCGACTGCCCGAAGCTCTTCGAGTTCCGCTCGTGGGCCGGCTCGGACCGCGACGGCAACCCGTTCGTCACCCCCGAGGTGACCGACGAGACGCTTGAACGCCAGCGCGAGGTCGCCGTCGAGAAGTACCGCGACCGGTGCAAGCGGCTCTCGGCCGTGCTAAGCCAGGACGGCGACCGGTACGCCGCCGGCGACGCGTTAGCGCGGTCGCTCGCGGCCGACGCCGAGCGGTTCCCGACCGTCGTCGAGGAGGCCCGCGAGCGCTACCCCGACGAGCCGTACCGTCAGAAGCTCCGGCTGATGCGCGAGCGGCTCGACCGCGTCAACGACGTGCGCCCGGGGGAGTACCCCGACGGCGACGCCTTCCTCGACGACCTCGACGTCATCGCGGAGTCGCTCCGCGAGGACGGTCACGAGTCGGTCCTCGAGTCGTTCGTCGAGCCGTTCCGCCGACAGGTGGACACGTTCGGGCTCACGCTGGCGTCGCTCGACCTGCGCGACCACCGCGAGAACCACACCGAGGCCGTCGCCGAGGCGGTCGCGGTCGAGGGCGTCGACTACGCCGGGATGGACGAGTCCGAGCGCGTCGACTTCCTCACGGAGGCCATCCTCCAAGACGACCCGGTGATCGACCTCGACGAGCCCGGCGACGTCTCGGAGACGACCGAGCGCGTCCTCCGGCGGTTCGAGTCGTTCGCGGAGTGGCAAGAGGAGTACGGCCAGCAGGCGATAGACACCTACTGTATCTCGATGACCGAGGAGCCGAGCCACGTCCTGGAGGTGCTCTTCCTGTCGGATCAGGTCGGCGTCGTCTCCCTCCCCGACCACTGCGCGGTCGACGTGGTTCCGCTCTTGGAGACCGAGTCGGCGCTCAACGGCGCCGAACGCATCCTCGGCACGCTCTTCGAGAACGAGGCGTACGCGACCGCGCTGGAGGCCCGCGGCGAGGTCCAAGAGGTCATGCTCGGCTACTCCGACTCAAACAAGGAGAACGGGTTCCTCGCGGCCAACTGGGACCTCTACGAGAACCAGCGCCGGATCGCCCGCTTCTGCCGCGAGGAGGAGGTCACCCTCCGGCTGTTCCACGGCCGCGGCGGCTCCATCTCGCGGGGCGGCGGCCCGATGAACGAGGCGCTGCTCGCGCTGCCGAACGAGACCGTCACCGGGCAGGTGAAGTTCACCGAGCAGGGCGAGGCGATAGCGGAGAAGTACGCCAACCCGCGGATCGCGGAGCGCGAGTTGGAGCAGATGCTCGACGCCCAGATCCGCGCCCGGAAGGAGGCGAACGAGGAGCCGGTCGAGGACGTGCCCGACCGGTGGGTCGAGGCGATGGAGGTCATGGCGCCCGCCGCCCGGGAGACGTACCGCGACCTGCTGAACACCGACGGGTTCGTCTCCTACTTCGAGCAGGCGACGCCGATCAGCGTCGTCGAGAACCTCAACCTCGGCTCGCGACCCGCCTCTCGCTCCGGCGAACGCAGCGTCGAGGACCTGCGGGCGATCCCGTGGGTGTTCTCGTGGACCCAGACCCGGCTGATCCTCCCCGGCTGGTACGCGATCGCCTCCGGCATCGACGCCTACCTTGACGAGGTCGGCGAGGAGGAGGGGTTAGAGACGCTCCGCGAGATGTTCGAAGAGTGGCCGTTCTTCCGGACCACGCTCGACAACGCCTCGCTGGCGCTCGCGCGTACCGAGCCGGAGATAGCCGCCGAGTACGCCGACCTGGCCGACGACGACCTCCGCGAGCGCTTCTTCCCCGAACTGGTCGGTGAGTACGAGCGCGGGCGCGAACTCGTCTTGGAGATCAGCGGCCGCGACCAGCTGCTCCGCCGCGAGTGGCTCGAAGAGAGCCTCGGTCGCCGGAACCCCTACGTCGACCCACTGAACCTGCTTCAGGCGAACCTGCTCGGCCGGACCCACCGCACCGACGAGGAGGAGCGCACCCTGCGGCTCACCGTCAACGGCATCGCCGCCGGGATGAAAAACACCGGCTAA
- the hmgB gene encoding hydroxymethylglutaryl-CoA synthase, whose protein sequence is MTAVGIDAVEIWTGKLKLDLPGTFAPEKGDDPEKYTKGLGLTNSSFPDVYEDIVTMGANAAKGLMDRKGLVPEDVGRIDVATESAFDHSKPVSTYIAGCLEQVYDGDFTHANKGERKFACLAGTQAIDDAYNWIRAGRNRDRPAIVITTDTALYARGDPGEATQGAGAVAMLIDEDPAVVELSTEQGYGSKDETDFLKPNQQFPSVDGKRSVQVYLSRMREALEDYESVTDDIELEDFTYAPFHTPFPGMVRKAALLAYRHVIRDTDHEDALADEIGRQPREGEYDDREAYEEAIRGYMDELKTTEQYRTWYDTAVEPTLELSREVGNWYTSSVHIARVSALRDALTRDREFVGDTLLVASYGSGAQAEIHAETIREGWRAEIAGLDIDDQLDARYDLTWDEYEDVHDVHEYDMDVEREIEEFTQPDGEFVFTGWGRMNERKYEYVE, encoded by the coding sequence ATGACCGCAGTCGGGATCGACGCTGTCGAGATCTGGACCGGAAAGCTCAAGCTCGACCTGCCGGGCACGTTCGCGCCGGAGAAGGGCGACGACCCCGAGAAGTACACGAAGGGGCTCGGGCTCACCAACTCCTCGTTCCCCGACGTGTACGAGGACATCGTCACGATGGGCGCGAACGCCGCGAAGGGGCTGATGGACCGGAAGGGACTCGTTCCCGAGGACGTCGGCCGGATCGACGTCGCCACGGAGTCGGCGTTCGACCACTCGAAGCCGGTGTCGACGTACATCGCGGGCTGTCTCGAACAGGTGTACGACGGCGACTTCACCCACGCCAACAAGGGCGAGCGCAAGTTCGCCTGCCTCGCCGGCACGCAGGCGATCGACGACGCGTACAACTGGATCCGCGCCGGGCGGAACCGCGACCGCCCCGCCATCGTCATCACCACGGACACGGCGCTGTACGCCCGGGGCGACCCCGGCGAGGCGACGCAGGGCGCCGGCGCCGTCGCGATGCTGATCGACGAGGACCCCGCCGTCGTCGAACTGTCGACCGAACAGGGGTACGGGTCGAAAGACGAGACGGACTTCCTCAAGCCGAACCAGCAGTTCCCCAGCGTCGACGGGAAGCGCTCGGTCCAGGTGTATCTCTCCCGGATGCGCGAGGCCTTGGAGGACTACGAGTCCGTCACGGACGACATCGAACTGGAGGACTTCACCTACGCCCCCTTCCACACCCCGTTCCCCGGGATGGTCCGGAAGGCGGCGCTGTTGGCGTATCGGCACGTCATCCGCGACACCGACCACGAGGACGCGCTGGCCGACGAGATCGGCCGCCAGCCGCGGGAGGGCGAGTACGACGACCGCGAGGCCTACGAGGAGGCGATCCGCGGGTACATGGACGAGCTGAAGACGACCGAGCAGTACCGGACGTGGTACGACACCGCCGTTGAGCCGACGCTCGAACTGTCGCGCGAGGTCGGAAACTGGTACACAAGCTCCGTCCACATCGCCCGCGTGAGCGCCCTGCGTGACGCCCTGACCCGCGACCGCGAGTTCGTCGGGGACACCCTGCTCGTCGCTTCCTACGGCTCCGGCGCGCAGGCCGAGATCCACGCCGAGACGATCCGCGAGGGGTGGCGCGCGGAGATAGCGGGCCTCGACATCGACGACCAGCTCGACGCCCGCTACGACCTCACGTGGGACGAGTACGAGGACGTCCACGACGTCCACGAGTACGACATGGACGTCGAACGCGAAATCGAGGAGTTCACCCAGCCCGACGGTGAGTTCGTCTTCACCGGCTGGGGCCGGATGAACGAGCGGAAGTACGAGTACGTCGAGTAA
- a CDS encoding 30S ribosomal protein S19e, translating to MVTIYDVPADDLIEAVAARLEDRIDEPDWVEFTKSGAGKELPPEQDDFWYVRSASLLRKVAQNEPVGIERLATEYGSKKRGSNRYSVRPGEHEGGSRKLIRTALQALEEDGLVTTASGEGRRVSDEGEAFLSEVATEVFEDLDRPELERYA from the coding sequence ATGGTAACCATCTACGACGTGCCGGCCGACGACCTTATCGAGGCCGTCGCGGCGCGACTCGAAGACCGGATCGACGAGCCCGACTGGGTCGAGTTCACCAAGAGCGGCGCCGGCAAGGAGCTACCCCCGGAGCAGGACGACTTCTGGTACGTCCGCTCCGCGAGCCTCCTGCGGAAGGTCGCGCAGAACGAGCCGGTCGGCATCGAGCGGCTCGCCACCGAGTACGGCTCGAAGAAGCGCGGCTCGAACCGCTACTCCGTCCGCCCCGGCGAGCACGAGGGCGGCTCCCGCAAGCTCATCCGCACGGCGCTTCAGGCGCTCGAAGAGGACGGACTCGTCACCACCGCAAGCGGCGAGGGCCGCCGCGTCTCCGACGAGGGCGAGGCGTTCCTCTCGGAGGTCGCGACCGAGGTCTTCGAGGACCTCGACCGCCCGGAACTCGAACGCTACGCGTAA
- a CDS encoding ubiquinol-cytochrome c reductase iron-sulfur subunit, which produces MSASDKYPSESGRRRFVKGVVGGAALAGVGAMGSATVNTLTTAGGVGGGSTIAKTIAHTGGPAPRGLPQIPVRVTDEGYIEGIWPETTTVTQEGREIEVAQEDLGGVTYSGAWYQYCGVESQENVQPNFESDNLFRAASGPPYDWQADTYSGGDRIHVDDFDDYTEWGNGIGSDGVGKPAAVTWRSEDADTNLNAVVIRSPEIEEAAQNDEWLQASTDQGFMAYLNVCTHFCCIPGYKVLDESARYDAADGTYCVCHQSVYDPFTIEEALFIARPRPDE; this is translated from the coding sequence ATGAGTGCGTCTGATAAGTATCCGTCTGAGTCCGGGCGGCGACGCTTCGTGAAGGGCGTCGTCGGCGGCGCGGCCCTCGCGGGGGTCGGCGCGATGGGGTCGGCCACCGTGAACACCCTGACGACCGCCGGCGGCGTCGGCGGCGGGTCGACGATCGCGAAGACCATCGCACACACGGGCGGTCCGGCGCCCCGCGGACTCCCGCAGATCCCGGTCCGGGTCACCGACGAGGGGTACATCGAGGGTATCTGGCCCGAGACGACGACCGTCACCCAGGAGGGACGGGAGATCGAGGTCGCGCAGGAGGACCTCGGCGGGGTGACCTACTCCGGCGCGTGGTACCAGTACTGCGGCGTCGAGTCGCAGGAGAACGTCCAGCCGAACTTCGAGTCGGACAACCTGTTCCGCGCCGCGAGCGGCCCGCCGTACGACTGGCAGGCGGACACGTACTCGGGCGGCGACCGGATCCACGTCGACGACTTCGACGACTACACCGAGTGGGGTAACGGGATCGGCAGCGACGGCGTCGGCAAGCCGGCGGCGGTCACGTGGCGGTCCGAGGACGCCGACACCAACCTGAACGCGGTCGTCATCCGCTCCCCGGAGATCGAGGAGGCGGCCCAGAACGACGAGTGGCTCCAGGCGTCGACCGACCAGGGGTTCATGGCGTACCTCAACGTCTGTACCCACTTCTGCTGTATTCCCGGTTACAAGGTGTTAGACGAGTCCGCCCGCTACGACGCGGCCGACGGGACGTACTGCGTCTGCCACCAGTCGGTGTACGACCCGTTCACCATCGAGGAAGCGCTGTTCATCGCCCGCCCCCGGCCCGACGAGTAG